The Streptomyces europaeiscabiei genome window below encodes:
- the rsgA gene encoding ribosome small subunit-dependent GTPase A, translating into MRRYGKHTDEDDIPSRPNRKGNRPRTHIRPKHEDAAEGMVLTVDRGRLTCLVEDRVVFAMKARELGRKAAVVGDTVALVGDLSGKKDTLARIVRIADRTSVLRRTADDDDPYERVVVANADQLAIVTALADPEPRPRLIDRCLVAAYAAGLSPLLVLTKSDLASPDKLLELYGDIDIPYVVTSREELETGGAADRVRGHLAGKVTAFVGHSGVGKTTLVNALVPEDRRRTTGHVNAVTGRGRHTTTSALALPLADSGGGWVVDTPGVRSFGLAHVDPSRVINAFPDLVPGTEGCPRACSHDEQDCALDQWVADGHADPARLYSLRRLLSTRERREGD; encoded by the coding sequence ATGCGCCGTTACGGCAAGCACACCGACGAGGACGACATCCCCAGCCGCCCGAACCGCAAGGGCAACCGTCCCCGTACGCACATCCGTCCGAAGCACGAGGACGCCGCCGAGGGCATGGTTCTCACCGTCGACCGGGGCCGCCTGACCTGTCTCGTCGAGGACCGCGTGGTCTTCGCCATGAAGGCCCGCGAACTGGGCCGCAAGGCCGCGGTCGTCGGCGACACGGTCGCCCTCGTCGGCGACCTCTCCGGCAAGAAGGACACCCTCGCCCGGATCGTCCGCATCGCCGACCGTACGTCGGTGCTGCGGCGCACGGCCGACGACGACGACCCGTACGAGCGCGTCGTCGTCGCCAACGCCGACCAGCTCGCCATCGTCACGGCCCTCGCCGACCCGGAACCGCGTCCCCGGCTGATCGACCGCTGCCTGGTGGCGGCGTACGCCGCCGGCCTGTCTCCCCTCCTCGTGCTCACGAAGTCGGACTTGGCCTCCCCCGACAAGCTCCTGGAGCTTTACGGGGACATCGACATCCCGTACGTCGTGACGAGCCGCGAGGAACTGGAGACGGGCGGCGCCGCCGACCGCGTACGCGGTCACCTCGCCGGCAAGGTCACGGCGTTCGTCGGCCATTCCGGTGTGGGCAAGACGACCTTGGTGAACGCCCTCGTCCCCGAGGACCGCCGCCGCACGACGGGCCATGTGAACGCGGTGACGGGCCGCGGCCGGCACACCACGACCTCCGCGCTGGCCCTGCCCCTGGCAGACTCAGGCGGCGGCTGGGTGGTGGACACCCCGGGCGTACGGTCGTTCGGGCTGGCCCACGTCGACCCGTCCCGGGTCATCAACGCCTTCCCGGACCTGGTGCCGGGCACGGAAGGCTGTCCGCGTGCGTGCAGTCACGACGAACAGGACTGCGCGCTGGACCAGTGGGTCGCGGACGGGCACGCGGACCCGGCACGGCTCTACTCCCTGCGCCGGCTCCTCTCGACGCGCGAACGGCGGGAAGGCGACTGA
- a CDS encoding DMT family transporter → MAWLLVVVAGLLETGFAVCLKLSHGFTRLWPTVAFCVFALGSFGLLTLSLKKLDVGPAYAVWTGIGAAGTAIYGMIFLGDIVSILKIVSISLVIVGVVGLQLSGSAH, encoded by the coding sequence ATGGCGTGGCTGCTGGTTGTCGTGGCGGGGCTTCTTGAGACCGGATTCGCCGTCTGTCTGAAGCTCTCGCACGGATTCACCAGACTCTGGCCCACGGTCGCCTTCTGCGTTTTCGCGCTCGGCAGTTTCGGCCTGCTGACCCTCTCCCTGAAGAAGCTCGACGTCGGTCCCGCCTACGCCGTCTGGACGGGCATCGGCGCGGCCGGCACCGCGATCTACGGGATGATCTTCCTCGGCGACATCGTGTCGATCCTGAAGATCGTCTCGATCAGCCTGGTGATCGTGGGGGTCGTGGGCCTGCAACTGTCGGGTTCGGCACACTAG